In one window of Armatimonadota bacterium DNA:
- the atpD gene encoding F0F1 ATP synthase subunit beta, whose protein sequence is MAVGEVVQVIGPVVDVRFKPEELAEIFNAIVIRDEVQGRALTVEAAQHLGDDIVRCVAMASTDGIRRGMAAEDTGAPITAPVGRGTLGRMFDVLGEPIDNQPPPEVATRHPIHRPPPSFEQQGIVTEVFETGFKVVDLICPYPKGGKVGMFGGAGVGKTVLLMELIRNIATEHGGTSVFAGVGERTREGNQLYLEMQESGVIDKTVMVFGQMNEPPGARLRVGLTALTMAEYFRDDEGQDVLLFIDNIFRFVQAGSEVSALLGRMPSAVGYQPTLGSEMGALQERITSTKRGSITSLQAIYVPADDITDPAPATT, encoded by the coding sequence ATGGCTGTAGGTGAGGTAGTCCAGGTCATCGGGCCGGTCGTGGACGTCCGGTTCAAGCCGGAGGAGCTGGCCGAGATCTTCAACGCCATCGTCATTCGCGATGAAGTGCAGGGTCGTGCCCTCACGGTCGAGGCCGCCCAACACCTGGGCGACGACATCGTGCGCTGTGTCGCCATGGCCTCGACCGACGGCATCCGTCGCGGCATGGCGGCGGAAGACACCGGCGCGCCGATCACGGCGCCGGTCGGCCGCGGGACACTCGGCCGCATGTTCGACGTGCTCGGCGAACCGATCGACAACCAGCCCCCGCCGGAGGTAGCCACGCGCCACCCGATCCACCGCCCGCCGCCGTCGTTCGAGCAGCAGGGCATCGTGACCGAGGTCTTCGAGACCGGCTTCAAGGTCGTGGACCTCATCTGCCCCTATCCCAAGGGCGGCAAGGTCGGCATGTTCGGCGGGGCCGGGGTGGGCAAGACGGTGCTGCTGATGGAGCTGATCCGCAACATCGCGACCGAGCACGGCGGCACCTCGGTCTTCGCCGGCGTCGGCGAGCGCACCCGCGAGGGCAACCAGCTCTACCTCGAGATGCAGGAGTCGGGGGTGATTGACAAGACCGTCATGGTGTTCGGGCAGATGAACGAGCCGCCCGGCGCGCGCCTGCGGGTCGGGCTCACCGCGCTCACCATGGCCGAGTACTTCCGCGATGACGAAGGCCAGGACGTCCTGCTCTTCATTGACAACATCTTCCGCTTCGTCCAGGCGGGCAGCGAGGTCTCGGCGCTGCTCGGGCGCATGCCCTCGGCGGTCGGCTACCAGCCGACTCTGGGCAGCGAGATGGGCGCACTCCAGGAGCGCATTACTTCCACCAAGCGCGGCTCGATTACCTCGCTGCAAGCCATTTACGTGCCCGCCGACGACATCACCGACCCCGCGCCCGCCACCAC
- a CDS encoding F0F1 ATP synthase subunit alpha, whose protein sequence is MRIEPDEVSSVIRDELERYGAEAETADVGTVIQVGDGIARVYGLSGAMASELIQFPNEVYGIALNLEEDNVGCILLGSDVEIKEGDSARTTGRIVQVPVGEALVGRVVDSLGRPLDGKGQIVADRTRPVETEAPNVIERQPVKEPLQTGIKAIDAMTPIGRGQRQLVVGDRQTGKTAICVDTILNQRGEDVYCVYVAIGQKQSTVANVVDVFEKRGALEYTTVVSATAATAAPMQYLAPYASCSMAEDFRDRGKHALVVYDDLTKHAQAYRQLSLLLRRPPGREAYPGDIFYLHAHLLERAAKFSDEKGGGSLTALPIVESQLGDYAAYIPTNLISITDGQIYLESDLFFAGVRPAMNVGISVSRVGGAAQIPAMKQVAGRLRNDLAYYRELQAFTKLATELDKSTRDQLDRGERMTEVLKQPQYQVMSAAEQVVSLFAGTQGYLDDLPVERVREFEQALLAYVREQHAGIPRRIAEAGRLDDETTERLKQAILDFKQSFVGT, encoded by the coding sequence ATGAGGATCGAACCCGACGAGGTTAGCTCGGTCATACGAGACGAGCTCGAACGCTACGGCGCCGAGGCGGAGACTGCCGACGTCGGCACCGTCATCCAGGTCGGTGACGGCATCGCCCGTGTCTATGGCCTGTCCGGCGCCATGGCGAGCGAGTTGATACAGTTCCCCAACGAGGTCTACGGGATTGCGCTCAACCTTGAGGAGGATAACGTCGGCTGCATCCTGCTCGGGTCCGACGTTGAGATCAAGGAGGGTGACTCCGCCCGCACCACTGGCCGCATCGTCCAGGTGCCGGTAGGCGAGGCCCTGGTCGGCCGCGTGGTTGACTCCCTCGGCCGGCCGCTCGACGGCAAAGGTCAGATCGTCGCCGATCGCACACGGCCCGTCGAGACCGAGGCGCCGAATGTCATCGAGCGTCAACCCGTCAAGGAGCCGCTGCAAACCGGCATCAAGGCGATTGACGCGATGACCCCGATCGGGCGCGGCCAGCGCCAGCTAGTCGTCGGCGATCGCCAGACCGGCAAGACGGCGATCTGCGTCGACACCATCCTCAACCAGCGCGGCGAGGACGTCTACTGCGTGTACGTCGCCATCGGCCAGAAGCAGTCCACGGTCGCGAACGTGGTTGACGTCTTTGAGAAACGCGGGGCGCTTGAATACACCACCGTGGTCAGCGCGACCGCCGCCACCGCAGCACCGATGCAGTATCTCGCGCCCTATGCCAGCTGCTCCATGGCCGAGGATTTCCGCGATCGCGGTAAACACGCGCTGGTCGTCTACGACGACCTGACCAAGCACGCCCAGGCCTACCGGCAGCTCTCGCTGCTCCTGCGCCGGCCGCCGGGCAGGGAGGCCTACCCCGGCGATATCTTCTACCTCCACGCGCATCTGCTGGAGCGCGCGGCGAAGTTCAGCGACGAAAAGGGCGGCGGATCGCTCACTGCGCTGCCGATTGTCGAGTCCCAGCTTGGCGATTACGCGGCCTATATCCCGACCAACCTCATTTCAATCACCGACGGCCAGATCTACCTGGAAAGCGACCTCTTCTTCGCCGGCGTCCGGCCGGCGATGAACGTCGGCATCTCCGTGTCCCGCGTCGGCGGTGCCGCGCAGATTCCCGCCATGAAGCAGGTCGCCGGCCGCTTGCGCAACGACCTCGCCTACTACCGCGAGCTGCAGGCGTTCACCAAGCTGGCGACCGAACTCGACAAGTCCACGCGCGATCAGCTCGACCGCGGCGAGCGCATGACCGAGGTGCTCAAGCAGCCGCAGTACCAAGTGATGTCGGCCGCGGAGCAGGTCGTGTCGCTCTTCGCCGGCACCCAGGGCTACCTCGACGACCTACCCGTGGAGCGGGTGAGAGAGTTCGAGCAGGCGCTCCTCGCATACGTGCGGGAGCAGCACGCCGGGATTCCGCGCCGCATCGCCGAGGCCGGGAGGCTCGACGACGAGACGACCGAGCGCCTCAAGCAGGCAATCCTGGATTTCAAGCAATCGTTCGTCGGCACATGA
- a CDS encoding right-handed parallel beta-helix repeat-containing protein: MMQASSELRMRQPSKLRWLSAWLLALTLVTAAEAKTTTVRGRDGAAIAAAIDQAQPGDRVALPPGTYAVTEPVRLKSKTRLVGAGQQRTLLRFDGVEPGVILDLSGCADVEVCHLTVDGARNLNAHQGIFAHDARRLNVHDVTIRDLVKSDAFGPHGILFTGTNPTCEGGVTDSVVADCTLENIGVGAKFGGGIRLAWGSSRNRVLRNVIRNTGRGGVFGDNGSTDLVIRGNTVSGSGGEGLGIEVWGGCDRAVIEDNRIDHWLSVGGCDFCAVRRNVIGDKSGACKFAGIEGIGRCLVATDNIVDDGQQIGISVSGGPPKDHCLWARNTIRNCIQWGAQIQGDGDGVARHYFYRCKFEDTTVGRGAPAYPGDEGHGFRALAKVSDLVLEDCESRNNGRYGVQLVGGDVDRLSFVRCVIKDNGGAAVAGRDDCAALEFADCVIAGNGDDRLPRASGFPEPPPQASFDAPATVKAGELVRFASTSRASRGRITSVLWDFGDGCPAELTPIRHTYGRPGVYRVTLVVWDSQGRGARAERQVRVTRD, from the coding sequence ATGATGCAAGCTAGCAGTGAACTGAGAATGCGGCAGCCGAGCAAGCTGCGTTGGCTCTCCGCGTGGTTGTTGGCGCTGACGCTCGTCACGGCTGCTGAGGCGAAAACCACCACCGTCCGCGGGCGCGACGGCGCCGCCATCGCTGCAGCGATTGACCAAGCGCAACCCGGCGATCGGGTCGCTCTGCCGCCCGGAACGTACGCCGTGACCGAGCCAGTCAGACTGAAGTCGAAGACGCGACTCGTCGGCGCCGGGCAACAGCGAACGCTCCTGCGCTTCGACGGCGTTGAGCCGGGCGTGATTCTGGACCTCTCCGGCTGCGCCGATGTGGAAGTGTGCCATCTCACGGTAGATGGGGCGCGTAACCTGAACGCGCATCAAGGCATCTTCGCCCACGACGCGCGCCGGCTCAATGTGCACGACGTGACAATCCGCGATCTGGTCAAGAGCGACGCCTTCGGGCCGCACGGCATATTGTTCACGGGCACCAATCCGACATGCGAGGGAGGCGTCACCGACAGCGTCGTCGCCGACTGCACGCTGGAGAACATCGGCGTCGGCGCCAAGTTCGGCGGCGGCATCCGTCTCGCGTGGGGCTCGTCCCGCAACCGCGTGTTGCGCAATGTCATCCGCAACACGGGTCGCGGCGGCGTCTTCGGCGACAACGGATCGACCGATCTTGTGATTCGGGGCAACACCGTCAGCGGTTCCGGGGGCGAAGGCCTGGGCATTGAGGTCTGGGGCGGCTGCGATCGTGCGGTGATCGAAGACAACCGCATTGACCATTGGCTCAGCGTAGGCGGATGCGACTTCTGCGCCGTGCGACGGAACGTCATCGGCGACAAGTCGGGGGCGTGCAAGTTTGCGGGCATCGAGGGCATCGGCCGCTGCCTGGTCGCCACCGATAACATCGTTGACGACGGCCAGCAGATCGGCATCTCGGTGTCCGGCGGCCCGCCCAAGGATCACTGCTTGTGGGCCCGCAATACCATTCGCAACTGCATCCAGTGGGGCGCGCAAATCCAGGGCGATGGAGACGGCGTCGCGCGTCACTACTTCTACCGGTGCAAGTTCGAGGACACGACCGTCGGGCGCGGCGCCCCGGCTTACCCGGGCGACGAAGGTCACGGCTTTCGCGCCCTCGCCAAGGTGAGCGACCTCGTGCTCGAGGATTGCGAGTCTCGCAACAACGGGCGCTACGGCGTTCAGTTGGTCGGGGGAGACGTTGACCGGCTGAGTTTCGTGCGCTGCGTCATCAAGGACAACGGCGGCGCTGCCGTCGCCGGCCGCGACGACTGTGCCGCGCTGGAGTTCGCGGACTGCGTGATCGCCGGCAACGGCGACGACCGTCTCCCTCGCGCGTCCGGCTTTCCCGAGCCGCCGCCGCAGGCGTCCTTCGACGCTCCTGCAACGGTCAAGGCCGGCGAGCTGGTTCGGTTCGCGAGCACGTCCCGGGCGAGCCGCGGACGCATCACTTCGGTGCTGTGGGATTTCGGCGACGGGTGTCCGGCGGAGCTGACTCCGATCAGGCACACGTACGGCCGCCCCGGCGTCTACCGCGTGACGCTCGTCGTGTGGGACTCCCAAGGGCGCGGGGCGCGGGCCGAGCGGCAAGTGCGGGTGACGCGTGATTAG
- the atpF gene encoding F0F1 ATP synthase subunit B produces MLAVSIFEALGLNPAVLALQALVFLVLLWVLRKFLFAPVQQMLRARERDVDQHLNEARERQAAAEKMREELQHRLDTIQDEARRRMREAADEAKAARDEALADARDEAEKLLRRAASEIDLEKRKAIADLREQVANLALTAASKAIQDGLDEEAQRRVIDQAIAGLEQEQ; encoded by the coding sequence ATGCTGGCCGTGTCCATATTCGAGGCCCTGGGCCTGAATCCGGCAGTCCTCGCCCTGCAAGCGCTGGTGTTCCTGGTCTTGCTGTGGGTGCTGCGCAAGTTCCTGTTTGCGCCCGTGCAGCAGATGCTGCGCGCCCGTGAGCGCGACGTCGACCAGCACCTCAACGAGGCGCGCGAGCGGCAGGCCGCGGCGGAGAAGATGCGCGAGGAACTCCAGCATCGCCTCGACACCATCCAGGACGAGGCCCGCCGCCGCATGCGCGAGGCCGCCGACGAAGCCAAGGCGGCTCGCGACGAGGCGCTCGCAGATGCCCGCGACGAGGCCGAGAAGCTGCTCCGGCGCGCCGCCTCGGAGATCGACCTCGAGAAGCGCAAGGCGATCGCCGACCTCCGCGAGCAGGTGGCGAACCTGGCGCTCACGGCTGCATCGAAGGCGATACAGGACGGCCTCGACGAGGAGGCGCAGCGGCGCGTCATTGACCAGGCGATCGCGGGTCTGGAGCAGGAGCAATGA
- the atpE gene encoding ATP synthase F0 subunit C, which translates to MQYFFALALATGFGVALAAFGGSLGQARAIAAALEGVARQPEAGPRLLTLLIIGLAFVESLTIYALVMSLLLWLKLPAPAEIMSLLKP; encoded by the coding sequence ATGCAATACTTCTTCGCTCTGGCGCTGGCGACCGGCTTCGGCGTGGCTCTGGCAGCGTTTGGCGGATCGCTGGGCCAGGCGCGCGCTATCGCCGCCGCGCTCGAGGGGGTCGCACGCCAACCCGAGGCAGGCCCGCGCCTGCTGACGTTGCTCATCATCGGGCTCGCGTTCGTCGAATCGCTGACGATCTATGCGCTCGTCATGTCGCTGCTGCTATGGCTCAAGCTGCCGGCTCCGGCAGAGATCATGAGTCTGCTCAAACCGTAA
- the atpG gene encoding ATP synthase F1 subunit gamma: MLSTRDVKRKIRGVRNIEQITRAMKTVASVRLRRAEARVRAARPYADKMAEILTALGAPAIAHPLLQQREVRSAAVIVVSGDRGLCGAYNHNVIRHAAAVAAQAPQVHIVPLGRKANDFLRRAGYSIRDGLSPLRDPPEFADVAAVADAVGELYAKGECDSVQLVYTRHMGGQASRLVAENLLPIATPEAAPREFIYEPAAPLLLDQFLPRFIRTRVWTAVLDAQASEHSARLTAMTLATDNAEEMIQSLTLEYNKARQASITGELLDIVGTAEALA; this comes from the coding sequence ATGCTTTCGACGCGCGACGTCAAACGGAAGATTCGCGGCGTCCGGAACATCGAGCAGATTACCCGGGCGATGAAGACCGTGGCATCGGTCCGGCTGCGCCGCGCCGAGGCGCGCGTCCGCGCGGCGCGTCCCTACGCGGACAAGATGGCCGAGATCCTGACCGCTCTGGGAGCGCCGGCGATCGCGCACCCGCTGCTCCAGCAGCGAGAGGTTCGCAGCGCGGCGGTCATCGTCGTCAGTGGCGATCGCGGCCTGTGCGGCGCGTACAATCATAACGTGATCCGTCACGCCGCCGCGGTTGCAGCGCAGGCGCCGCAGGTGCACATCGTGCCCCTGGGGCGGAAGGCGAACGATTTCCTACGACGCGCCGGCTACTCGATCCGCGACGGCCTGTCGCCGCTCAGGGACCCCCCCGAATTCGCGGACGTTGCCGCTGTCGCGGATGCCGTTGGCGAGCTTTACGCGAAGGGCGAATGCGACTCGGTGCAGTTGGTGTACACGCGGCATATGGGCGGTCAGGCGTCGCGGCTGGTTGCCGAAAATCTGCTGCCGATCGCGACCCCGGAGGCCGCGCCGCGAGAGTTCATCTACGAGCCGGCGGCGCCGCTGCTGCTCGACCAGTTCCTGCCGCGGTTCATCCGGACGCGCGTGTGGACCGCGGTGCTCGACGCGCAGGCAAGCGAGCACAGCGCTCGGTTGACCGCAATGACCCTCGCCACCGATAACGCAGAGGAAATGATACAATCGCTAACGCTTGAGTACAACAAGGCGCGCCAGGCGTCCATCACCGGCGAACTGCTCGACATCGTCGGTACCGCCGAGGCGTTGGCATGA
- the atpH gene encoding ATP synthase F1 subunit delta, producing MIYRRIARRYAAALFQSALQQGLIDQVEGDLESARAAIAADANLRAVLAHPEIPSPRKEAIIQASFAALHPVSLRFVSLLVRRRRHDYLPEVTEEYRRLADQERGLVRARVASSIALTDAQKTRLQHALERRTGKRVEARYEVDVSLLAGLVVNLDHQVIDASARGRLARMRELLAGARYRGIGQ from the coding sequence ATGATCTATCGGCGCATAGCGCGGCGCTATGCGGCCGCGCTCTTTCAGAGCGCATTGCAGCAGGGGCTCATCGATCAGGTCGAAGGCGACCTCGAATCCGCTCGCGCCGCCATCGCCGCGGATGCAAACCTGCGAGCGGTGCTCGCGCACCCCGAGATCCCGTCCCCGCGCAAGGAGGCGATTATCCAGGCCTCCTTTGCCGCGCTTCATCCGGTATCGCTGCGGTTCGTCAGCCTGCTCGTGCGGCGCCGACGCCATGACTATCTGCCCGAGGTCACCGAGGAATACCGGCGCCTGGCCGACCAGGAACGCGGACTCGTTCGCGCGCGCGTCGCCAGCAGCATTGCCCTGACCGACGCGCAGAAGACACGGCTCCAACACGCTCTCGAGCGGCGCACGGGCAAGCGCGTCGAAGCCCGGTACGAGGTCGATGTGTCACTGCTCGCGGGCCTGGTTGTGAACCTGGATCATCAGGTGATAGACGCCTCGGCGCGCGGCAGGCTGGCGCGCATGCGCGAGTTGCTGGCCGGCGCGCGTTACCGAGGAATCGGACAATGA